In Dehalogenimonas etheniformans, one genomic interval encodes:
- a CDS encoding ABC transporter ATP-binding protein, which produces MAPAIKTEGLTKRFGDVVAVDKLDLSIDERAVFGFLGPNGAGKTTTVKMLTGLSAPTEGKAYICGQEVTQGSVEVRKNFGFLPDVPAFYDWMTGEEYLRFAGELYGMTYPGINKRAAELLELVELKKASKRKVGGYSRGMKQRLGIAQAMLNHPRVLFLDEPTSALDPIGRRDVLDLIGRLKEEATVFMSTHILSDVERVCDGVAIIDKGKLLVTSTVEELRHKYSRSTFEIEFDEDGQAFADSLQSKPWFVKSEKENVNGNPTLRITARDIGLARKELPHLIAGSGLTLVRYELVQPSLEDIFVEVVNGK; this is translated from the coding sequence ATGGCTCCGGCGATAAAGACTGAAGGCCTGACCAAGCGCTTCGGCGACGTCGTAGCCGTCGATAAGCTCGACCTCTCCATCGACGAGCGGGCGGTCTTCGGCTTCCTCGGCCCTAACGGTGCCGGTAAGACGACCACCGTCAAAATGCTGACCGGCCTTTCGGCGCCGACCGAAGGCAAGGCTTACATCTGCGGTCAGGAAGTCACCCAGGGCTCGGTCGAGGTCCGCAAGAACTTCGGCTTTCTGCCCGATGTCCCTGCCTTCTACGATTGGATGACCGGCGAGGAATACCTGCGCTTCGCCGGCGAGCTTTACGGTATGACCTATCCGGGCATCAACAAGCGCGCCGCTGAACTGCTCGAGCTGGTCGAACTCAAAAAAGCATCGAAGCGCAAGGTCGGTGGTTATTCCCGCGGCATGAAGCAGCGCCTCGGCATCGCCCAGGCTATGCTTAATCACCCGAGGGTCCTCTTTCTCGACGAGCCGACATCGGCGCTCGACCCCATCGGCCGGCGTGACGTGCTGGACCTCATCGGCAGGCTCAAAGAGGAAGCCACCGTCTTCATGTCCACCCATATCCTGTCCGACGTCGAGAGGGTCTGCGATGGCGTCGCCATCATTGATAAAGGCAAGTTGCTGGTTACTTCGACAGTGGAGGAGTTGAGGCATAAATACTCGCGCTCGACGTTCGAGATCGAGTTCGATGAGGACGGCCAGGCTTTTGCCGATTCCCTTCAATCGAAGCCGTGGTTCGTCAAGTCCGAAAAGGAGAATGTCAACGGCAACCCCACCCTGCGGATAACCGCCCGCGACATCGGCTTAGCCCGTAAAGAACTGCCCCACTTAATCGCCGGGAGCGGCCTGACGCTGGTGCGGTACGAGTTGGTGCAACCCAGTCTTGAGGACATCTTCGTCGAGGTGGTGAACGGCAAATGA
- a CDS encoding diacylglycerol/lipid kinase family protein, translating into MPNKVIAKVIVNPAAGCGASAKHWPHIKRQLEKLGIKYDVVFTERIGHAIELAREAAKGHYNYIVAVGGDGTINEVVNGLLAVPGHNVALGVVNTGTGSDFVRSLGIPRDPDRACHHLLSDKRIKVDVGVIEWGINGTAGRRYFVNAAGVGFDAEATETRRNLPRIFRGPVSYVVGVFKTLVAYRNKRINIKLDETDERHKKVLSVIVANGKYFGGGMKVAPAAELGDQLFEVLTIGDIGKFELVQAFPRVYKGTHITHPKVKVERASKVDLSSIERLLLQADGEIIGEGAFRFSLLPGALSVIV; encoded by the coding sequence TTGCCCAACAAGGTTATCGCCAAGGTAATCGTCAATCCCGCCGCGGGCTGCGGCGCCTCCGCGAAGCACTGGCCGCATATAAAGCGTCAGCTTGAAAAACTCGGCATCAAGTACGACGTCGTCTTCACCGAGAGAATCGGCCACGCCATCGAACTCGCCAGGGAAGCCGCCAAGGGTCACTACAACTATATTGTGGCGGTCGGCGGCGACGGCACCATAAACGAGGTTGTCAACGGTCTTTTAGCTGTCCCGGGGCACAACGTCGCCCTTGGCGTGGTGAATACCGGCACCGGTTCTGATTTCGTCCGCTCGCTGGGCATTCCCCGCGACCCCGATCGCGCCTGCCACCATCTTTTGTCCGATAAAAGGATTAAGGTGGATGTCGGCGTCATCGAATGGGGCATTAACGGAACGGCCGGGCGCCGCTATTTTGTAAACGCCGCAGGTGTGGGCTTTGACGCCGAGGCCACCGAGACACGCCGTAACTTACCCAGGATTTTTCGGGGACCTGTTTCGTATGTGGTGGGTGTTTTCAAGACCCTGGTGGCTTACCGGAACAAACGCATCAACATAAAACTCGACGAAACCGATGAGAGACACAAGAAAGTGCTCTCGGTTATCGTGGCGAACGGGAAGTATTTTGGCGGAGGCATGAAAGTTGCCCCGGCCGCGGAACTGGGCGACCAACTCTTTGAAGTACTGACCATCGGCGATATCGGGAAGTTCGAACTGGTACAGGCATTCCCAAGAGTCTACAAGGGCACCCACATTACCCACCCCAAGGTCAAGGTGGAACGCGCTTCCAAAGTCGATCTTTCCTCAATCGAAAGACTTTTGCTTCAAGCGGATGGGGAGATCATCGGGGAGGGGGCGTTCAGGTTCTCCCTGCTACCCGGGGCATTGAGCGTGATAGTCTAA
- a CDS encoding PLD nuclease N-terminal domain-containing protein — MNDLGTALLLAIPILIIEIILIVISLVDLSKRKKVQFDNKIIWVVIIVFLNLIGPILYLAWGRHAEDKEIGNGSGDKD, encoded by the coding sequence ATGAACGATCTGGGAACCGCCCTGCTTCTGGCCATTCCGATCCTGATCATCGAGATCATCCTCATCGTTATCTCGTTGGTCGACCTCTCCAAGAGGAAGAAAGTCCAATTCGACAACAAAATCATCTGGGTTGTTATCATCGTTTTCTTAAATCTGATCGGCCCGATCTTGTACCTCGCCTGGGGCCGGCACGCGGAAGACAAGGAGATTGGCAATGGCTCCGGCGATAAAGACTGA
- a CDS encoding deoxyuridine 5'-triphosphate nucleotidohydrolase: MTCIAKEELLRLIENKPSLITDYLCLQDQVQPNGIDLTLKEVFNIDGPGVIPVDNAQRKLSSLSPLPFDGKDRIHLKPGDYLITYNEVVSLPKDVMALGRTRSSLLRCGAAIHTAVWDAGYSGRSQSLVVVYNKDGIILEKNARLLQLVFFRLGSETEGYSGIYQNENIR; this comes from the coding sequence ATGACCTGCATCGCCAAAGAAGAACTCCTGCGCCTCATCGAAAACAAACCGTCGTTAATAACCGATTACCTGTGCTTGCAGGATCAGGTGCAACCTAACGGAATCGACCTGACCCTGAAAGAAGTCTTCAACATCGATGGACCCGGCGTCATCCCTGTCGACAACGCTCAACGCAAACTATCGAGTCTTTCGCCGTTGCCCTTTGATGGTAAAGATCGAATCCACCTTAAACCGGGTGATTACCTCATCACCTACAACGAGGTCGTCAGCCTGCCCAAGGACGTCATGGCGCTGGGTAGGACGCGTTCCAGCCTGCTTCGATGCGGCGCCGCCATCCACACTGCCGTCTGGGATGCGGGCTATTCAGGTCGATCGCAGTCCCTGGTCGTGGTTTACAACAAGGACGGCATCATCTTGGAAAAGAATGCCCGCCTTCTGCAATTGGTGTTTTTCCGGCTTGGCTCGGAGACTGAAGGCTATAGTGGCATCTACCAGAACGAAAATATTCGTTAG
- a CDS encoding RNA polymerase sigma factor — MQRSDSLKEKENKLAGLFDEYYDRIARYAYARIGDQREGEDIASEVFVKALKSLDSFEERGLPMGAWLFKIAHNLVVDYHRKNSQLKKIDLEKVEIESGSDPVIDTERKIQVELVQLAMQDLTEDQREIIQMRFFGGLSSAEVGKMLGKSDGAVREAQSAALKKLRIKLN, encoded by the coding sequence ATGCAAAGATCAGACTCGCTAAAAGAAAAAGAGAATAAGCTCGCCGGTCTCTTTGACGAATATTACGACCGCATCGCCCGCTATGCCTACGCCCGCATCGGCGACCAGCGGGAAGGCGAAGACATCGCCTCGGAAGTATTCGTCAAGGCTCTGAAATCCCTGGACTCCTTCGAGGAGCGGGGTCTACCGATGGGGGCCTGGTTGTTCAAGATCGCTCACAACTTAGTAGTGGACTACCATCGTAAGAACAGCCAGTTGAAAAAGATTGACTTGGAAAAAGTGGAGATAGAATCCGGCAGCGACCCGGTGATTGACACCGAGAGAAAAATCCAGGTGGAATTGGTGCAACTAGCGATGCAGGACTTGACCGAAGATCAACGGGAGATTATCCAAATGAGGTTCTTCGGCGGATTATCCTCGGCGGAGGTCGGAAAAATGCTCGGCAAGAGCGACGGCGCGGTCCGTGAAGCCCAGTCCGCGGCGCTTAAAAAACTCAGGATCAAGTTGAATTAG
- a CDS encoding DUF1328 domain-containing protein, which produces MGLVVLLFILAIIAAIFGFGGIAAAITGLAIVLFWIFLILFIIGAAFRVLTGHWWG; this is translated from the coding sequence ATGGGACTCGTAGTGTTACTGTTTATTTTGGCGATTATCGCCGCAATTTTTGGATTCGGCGGCATCGCAGCGGCAATCACAGGGCTGGCGATCGTACTTTTCTGGATATTCTTGATCCTATTTATCATCGGCGCGGCATTCAGGGTGCTCACCGGCCACTGGTGGGGGTAG
- the rpmA gene encoding 50S ribosomal protein L27: MAHKKGGGSSRNGRDSKPKMLGVKRYSGEKVLAGTIIVRQRGTPIKAGENVGIGRDHTLFALADGVVEFKPTANSRRMATVKSV, encoded by the coding sequence ATGGCTCATAAGAAAGGCGGCGGTTCAAGCCGTAACGGACGAGATTCCAAGCCTAAGATGCTGGGCGTCAAGCGCTATTCCGGCGAAAAAGTCCTGGCCGGGACCATCATCGTGCGGCAGCGCGGCACCCCCATCAAAGCGGGCGAAAATGTCGGCATCGGCAGAGACCACACCCTGTTTGCCCTGGCAGACGGAGTGGTGGAGTTCAAACCGACGGCTAACAGCAGGAGGATGGCCACTGTAAAGTCGGTCTAA
- a CDS encoding putative Ig domain-containing protein: protein MKPRFLAKLAALIAISAVVLTGCAQLGIPNPGGSDQTTGATTGRLEVRVTDAPPEKKVTAVNVTVASVEINKSGGENGENGWQSLALTGATTFDLLKVQGLEQLLAVKDLAPGTYNQIRMEVTKVAVSHEGEQQPVEAKLPSGKLKFIKGFEIAAGKTTVLLFDFDAAKSIHTAGNSGQVIFQPVIKINATFAPGALGITTASLPNGMVGVPYTATLAAMGGQTPYTWSITGTLPAGLTLDPATGVISGTPTTAGDVTFTAKVEDSFAVKKTAEKSFTVSIAAADAVQIVNTSLPDGTAGSAYTATLTALGGTAPLTWAVTVGTLPAGLSLAPATGVISGTPTGVGDTTITVTVTDSTTPAPAKTDSQVLTIHVAAAPALQITTTTLANATLNTPYTATVAATGGVAPLTFAVTAGTLPVGLVLNTNTGVISGTPTAAGDSSFTVTVTDGATPTHLTAAQALTIHVA, encoded by the coding sequence ATGAAACCACGCTTTTTGGCAAAACTGGCAGCCTTGATCGCCATCTCGGCGGTCGTACTCACCGGCTGCGCTCAACTCGGCATACCGAATCCCGGAGGCTCAGATCAGACCACCGGCGCCACCACAGGCCGCCTGGAAGTCCGGGTCACCGACGCGCCGCCTGAAAAGAAAGTGACTGCGGTAAACGTAACCGTCGCCTCGGTAGAGATCAACAAGAGCGGCGGAGAGAACGGCGAAAACGGCTGGCAATCGCTTGCATTAACCGGCGCCACCACCTTCGACCTTTTAAAGGTCCAGGGTCTGGAACAACTCTTGGCCGTTAAAGATCTGGCTCCCGGTACCTATAATCAGATCCGCATGGAAGTCACCAAAGTTGCCGTTTCACATGAAGGCGAACAGCAGCCAGTAGAAGCAAAACTACCCTCTGGAAAACTTAAATTCATCAAAGGTTTTGAAATCGCCGCCGGCAAGACTACCGTCCTTTTATTCGACTTCGATGCCGCCAAATCCATCCATACCGCCGGTAATTCCGGCCAGGTAATCTTCCAGCCGGTAATCAAGATCAACGCCACCTTCGCCCCCGGCGCCCTGGGCATCACCACCGCATCCCTGCCCAACGGTATGGTCGGTGTTCCTTATACTGCCACTCTGGCCGCCATGGGCGGGCAGACCCCATATACCTGGAGCATCACTGGAACCTTGCCGGCCGGTTTAACCCTTGATCCTGCAACCGGCGTCATTTCGGGTACTCCAACAACTGCCGGCGATGTCACTTTCACTGCTAAGGTTGAAGACAGCTTCGCTGTAAAGAAGACAGCTGAAAAATCCTTCACCGTCAGCATTGCCGCTGCCGACGCTGTCCAGATCGTGAACACCAGTTTGCCTGACGGTACTGCCGGCAGCGCTTACACCGCCACTTTGACCGCGCTGGGCGGCACCGCACCGTTGACCTGGGCGGTCACCGTCGGTACTCTGCCCGCTGGTTTAAGCCTGGCTCCGGCAACCGGAGTCATCTCCGGTACGCCTACGGGTGTTGGTGACACCACTATCACTGTAACCGTTACCGATTCGACGACTCCCGCCCCTGCCAAGACTGACTCGCAGGTCCTGACCATCCATGTCGCCGCGGCTCCGGCTCTCCAGATCACTACGACCACTCTGGCTAACGCCACGCTGAACACGCCGTACACCGCCACCGTCGCCGCAACCGGCGGAGTTGCCCCGTTAACCTTCGCGGTAACTGCAGGAACGCTTCCTGTCGGATTAGTCCTCAATACAAATACCGGAGTCATCTCCGGTACACCGACAGCTGCCGGTGATTCTTCCTTCACGGTAACCGTGACTGACGGCGCTACCCCAACCCACCTGACTGCTGCCCAGGCGCTTACCATTCACGTCGCCTAA
- a CDS encoding HIT family protein, translating to MEQIWAPWRMQLIEGPKKDGCIFCDLPGEGEDRKNLVLHRGKQAFVIMNAFPYTAGHLMVAPFRHVARLADLTPGEKAELMDLVAKCETVLSDAMRPEGFNVGFNLGRAAGAGVDKHLHCHIVPRWVGDTNFMPVLGETRVINEALDKTYEKLKEYFK from the coding sequence ATGGAACAGATCTGGGCTCCCTGGCGAATGCAGCTCATTGAGGGACCGAAAAAAGACGGCTGCATTTTTTGCGACCTGCCGGGTGAAGGCGAGGACAGGAAAAATCTCGTGCTGCATCGCGGAAAACAAGCCTTCGTCATAATGAATGCGTTCCCCTACACCGCCGGTCATCTCATGGTCGCGCCCTTCCGTCACGTCGCCCGGCTGGCCGACCTGACCCCCGGCGAGAAAGCCGAACTTATGGATCTCGTCGCCAAGTGCGAGACAGTTTTAAGCGACGCAATGCGGCCGGAAGGGTTCAACGTCGGCTTCAACCTGGGCAGGGCGGCCGGCGCCGGAGTAGACAAGCACCTCCATTGCCACATCGTTCCGCGCTGGGTCGGCGATACCAACTTCATGCCGGTGCTTGGCGAAACTCGCGTCATCAATGAGGCTTTGGATAAAACCTACGAAAAATTGAAGGAGTATTTCAAATGA
- a CDS encoding DUF3008 family protein, protein MPSTSKRQQKVMCIAESIKRGKTPASYSRQGAKIARSMSEEQLKEFCETPVEKK, encoded by the coding sequence ATGCCCAGCACGTCAAAAAGACAGCAAAAGGTCATGTGTATCGCCGAGTCTATTAAGAGGGGGAAAACACCAGCCAGCTACAGCAGGCAGGGAGCGAAAATAGCCCGGAGCATGAGCGAAGAACAACTCAAAGAGTTCTGCGAAACCCCCGTGGAAAAGAAATAG
- the rpmE gene encoding 50S ribosomal protein L31 produces MKEKLHPKYFPEAKVTCSCGNTFLLGSTTPTIKVELCNKCHPFYTGEKRMVDTAGRVDRFKQRYGLKDK; encoded by the coding sequence ATGAAAGAAAAACTGCATCCCAAATATTTCCCCGAAGCCAAGGTGACCTGTTCCTGCGGCAACACTTTCCTCCTGGGTTCGACCACCCCCACGATCAAAGTTGAGCTTTGCAACAAGTGCCACCCGTTCTACACCGGCGAAAAGCGCATGGTGGACACGGCAGGGCGCGTCGACCGCTTCAAGCAGCGCTACGGCCTCAAGGACAAATAA
- a CDS encoding MalY/PatB family protein: MKYDFDRLIDRTGTNCVKWDMRREVFGTDDLIPMWVADMDFAVAEPITAALRKRTAHPIYGYTSPSPSLIEAVVDRLRRKYNWKVNPEWVVFTPGVIPAIAAALKALIHPGDSVVINDPIYHPFWALVAGAGCRVAASPMKFEGGRYEMDFGDLKRLFSTPHPGFMAPPQPKAKILCNPHNPVGRVYTPDEQRKIGEIAIDSGAIVISDEVHCELLFDGTKHTPFATLSEEFAQNSITCMSASKTFNLAGLAASVIIIPNAHLRADFQTARAGIMPQPDSMALAALEAAFRDGDEWLQQLLAYLQGNLDFLVDFFEKRIPKIKVVRPQGTYLVWLDCRGLGLDSKALRNFFIHQARVGLDEGCRFGPHGEGFMRMNIACPRSTLEEALTRIEKAVNGQVQSL, translated from the coding sequence ATGAAATACGATTTCGATCGCCTAATCGACCGTACTGGGACCAACTGTGTCAAATGGGACATGCGCCGCGAGGTTTTCGGTACGGATGACCTCATCCCGATGTGGGTGGCAGACATGGATTTCGCCGTCGCCGAACCAATCACCGCCGCCCTCCGTAAACGCACCGCGCACCCTATCTATGGCTACACCTCTCCCAGCCCCTCCCTCATCGAGGCGGTGGTTGATCGTCTGCGACGCAAATACAATTGGAAAGTCAATCCGGAGTGGGTGGTCTTCACCCCCGGCGTTATCCCGGCCATCGCCGCTGCTCTTAAAGCTCTAATTCATCCGGGCGATTCTGTAGTCATCAACGATCCGATCTATCACCCCTTCTGGGCATTGGTAGCCGGCGCCGGGTGCCGCGTTGCTGCCAGCCCGATGAAGTTTGAGGGCGGTAGGTATGAGATGGATTTTGGCGACTTAAAACGCCTCTTCTCCACCCCCCACCCCGGTTTCATGGCTCCTCCGCAGCCCAAAGCAAAGATCCTTTGTAACCCCCACAACCCGGTTGGCAGGGTCTACACGCCGGATGAACAGAGAAAGATCGGCGAGATTGCTATCGATTCGGGGGCGATTGTTATTTCAGATGAAGTTCACTGCGAGCTTCTCTTCGACGGCACAAAGCACACGCCTTTTGCTACGCTTTCCGAGGAATTCGCTCAGAACTCTATCACCTGCATGTCGGCATCCAAGACCTTCAACCTTGCCGGACTTGCCGCCTCGGTCATCATTATCCCAAACGCCCACCTCCGCGCCGATTTCCAAACCGCCCGTGCCGGAATCATGCCTCAACCTGATTCGATGGCGCTTGCCGCGCTGGAAGCTGCCTTCCGCGACGGCGACGAATGGTTGCAACAGCTTTTAGCCTATCTTCAGGGTAACCTTGATTTCCTGGTGGATTTCTTCGAGAAGAGGATCCCAAAAATCAAGGTGGTGCGCCCGCAGGGTACATATCTGGTTTGGCTGGACTGCCGCGGTCTTGGATTGGATTCTAAGGCGCTGCGTAATTTTTTTATCCATCAAGCGAGGGTTGGATTAGATGAAGGTTGTCGGTTTGGACCGCATGGCGAGGGATTCATGAGAATGAATATTGCTTGTCCAAGGAGTACGTTGGAGGAAGCATTAACAAGGATCGAAAAAGCGGTCAACGGGCAGGTACAAAGCCTTTAG
- the rplU gene encoding 50S ribosomal protein L21, whose protein sequence is MTIYAIVESGGKQYKVTEGQSLDVDHLNVEDGATIELDRVLFFSDGTNNIAGKPVVEGAKVVAKAEGTGLGEKVRGLRFKAKTRAHTRTGGRAVFTRLKIESIVAPK, encoded by the coding sequence GTGACAATTTACGCGATAGTTGAATCTGGCGGCAAGCAATATAAGGTAACCGAGGGACAATCTCTCGATGTTGATCATTTGAACGTTGAAGACGGCGCCACGATCGAACTCGACCGGGTGCTGTTCTTTTCCGACGGTACGAACAATATAGCCGGCAAACCAGTCGTCGAAGGCGCCAAGGTCGTCGCCAAGGCTGAAGGTACCGGCTTGGGCGAGAAGGTACGCGGACTCCGGTTCAAAGCCAAGACCCGCGCTCACACCCGCACTGGCGGTCGCGCAGTGTTCACCCGGCTAAAGATCGAAAGTATCGTAGCCCCCAAATAA
- a CDS encoding DUF4382 domain-containing protein: MNKDMKPMDLNTVLDICVDRVVRGGTIESCLADYPEYSDELKPALEAAAGISCVSYFKVSDQSRREARKRLFDAIEKRHKPSFWAQFAAKAPAWGTVVSVFLIVAIGLVGLNSAATGSIPTVVATVPQPGISNFRFLVSDAPNDIADFSSLVVTVDHVAMLKKSGGDALVTFTPEVKQFDLVKLPGDLTQQLWQGNVPEGQYTRIELYVNEIVGTLKDGQAAEVKLPSDKLQISIPFVVGGDTLTAFTFDITANKTGEGSGKYILNPQAGDSGAVYEPKK, translated from the coding sequence ATGAACAAAGATATGAAACCAATGGATTTGAATACGGTCCTGGACATTTGCGTCGACCGGGTTGTGCGCGGCGGAACTATTGAATCATGCCTGGCCGACTATCCTGAATACTCCGATGAGCTGAAACCTGCTCTCGAGGCGGCAGCGGGGATCTCATGCGTTTCCTATTTCAAGGTTTCCGACCAGTCCCGGCGGGAGGCTCGAAAACGGCTGTTTGACGCCATCGAAAAGCGGCATAAACCGTCATTCTGGGCGCAATTCGCCGCAAAGGCTCCGGCTTGGGGCACTGTAGTCAGCGTTTTCCTCATCGTTGCGATTGGGTTGGTGGGTTTAAACTCCGCCGCTACCGGGTCTATCCCGACTGTGGTAGCTACTGTTCCTCAGCCCGGCATCAGCAACTTCCGCTTCCTGGTCAGCGACGCGCCGAATGACATCGCCGATTTCAGCAGTCTAGTGGTCACGGTGGACCACGTGGCTATGCTTAAAAAGAGCGGCGGCGACGCTCTGGTCACCTTCACCCCGGAAGTGAAGCAGTTCGACCTGGTCAAACTGCCCGGCGACCTTACCCAGCAGCTTTGGCAAGGCAATGTCCCCGAAGGTCAATACACAAGAATCGAGCTTTATGTCAATGAAATAGTGGGTACGTTGAAAGACGGTCAAGCCGCCGAGGTAAAATTACCCAGCGACAAACTCCAGATTTCCATTCCGTTCGTCGTCGGCGGTGATACGCTGACTGCTTTCACCTTCGATATCACGGCTAACAAAACGGGGGAGGGCTCCGGCAAATACATCCTTAATCCGCAAGCCGGCGATAGTGGCGCGGTCTACGAGCCAAAGAAATAA
- a CDS encoding RibD family protein has product MMKTPDLVIMHNTVTLDGAFTGFDVNMGLHYEIAGKYKTQATLIGSDTIASGIETYGGVPEEKELDFVKPSRNQDLPYWIVVDTHGKTKGMLHACRSFEFCRDIIVLVSEKTGEDFIRYLEARDYDYLVCGKDHVDFKTAFEMLASKYTLRSFLVDSGPTLNSVLIAQGWLDEISLIISPALVAGSSQRFLNQLNKTNQTIPLKLLQCEQIGDGLVLLRYQVLKQRS; this is encoded by the coding sequence ATGATGAAAACTCCAGATTTGGTTATCATGCACAATACAGTGACCCTGGACGGTGCATTCACGGGTTTTGATGTGAATATGGGTCTCCATTATGAAATAGCAGGCAAGTATAAAACTCAAGCCACTTTAATTGGCTCAGACACGATTGCAAGCGGAATCGAAACATACGGCGGCGTTCCTGAGGAAAAAGAACTGGACTTTGTTAAGCCGAGCCGGAACCAAGATTTACCGTATTGGATAGTAGTCGACACCCATGGCAAAACGAAAGGCATGCTTCATGCCTGCAGGTCGTTCGAATTTTGCAGAGATATCATCGTCCTGGTATCCGAAAAAACGGGTGAAGATTTTATTCGATATCTCGAGGCTAGGGATTACGATTATCTGGTTTGCGGAAAAGATCATGTAGATTTCAAAACCGCATTTGAAATGCTTGCTTCCAAATACACTCTCAGGAGCTTTTTGGTTGACTCGGGGCCGACATTGAACAGCGTGCTTATCGCTCAAGGATGGCTGGATGAGATCAGCCTGATTATTTCGCCGGCTCTGGTAGCGGGAAGTTCCCAACGTTTTCTAAACCAGCTAAATAAGACAAACCAAACGATTCCCTTGAAGCTCCTCCAATGTGAACAAATAGGAGATGGACTCGTACTCCTCAGATACCAGGTTTTGAAACAGCGTTCCTGA